A region from the Desulfovibrio legallii genome encodes:
- a CDS encoding pyridine nucleotide-disulfide oxidoreductase/dicluster-binding protein, which produces MSAMMDQKHLHEMEARCTQESPPRCRAACPFDLDVRAFMTHMAAGRAGEARKLLERHLPLPGVLARLCDHPCEEVCLRRDLGGSLAMHGLELSCMLAAGPQSRPLPMPPKKKRLAVAGAGLAGLTAAWDLSRKGYPVTVCHAGAPEAALLAAYPVLAEVGLGKDFLAEDMAVLLRQKVRFEAVALDATLTARLAAEYDGLLLDADAAPDLVPAWEAVDAETLLWRDNICCAGWKERTPTGHAYASPSAQAGQGRRAAQTLERLVSGVSLTAAREKAQGPLHTDVAGIAPLPRQEPAGVVHTAEEAAREAARCLQCQCLICVKECVYLQKYKGYPRVYARQAHNNASIVKGLHTANAMINGCALCGQCEELCPENFSMAEMCLAAREDMVERGFMPPSAHEFALEDMENASGPECALTLPDTSLPQGAAPAWALFPGCQLAASRGEQVAALYARLKMALASGPTPGLGLMLSCCGVPARWAGRTKLYREHAAGLRASWESLGRPRLMAACSSCLVVLREVLPEARAVSVWEVLDGLDLPASGPLPPDLPAVLSVQDPCTARHDAAWLAAVRSLARKAGVTLEEPRLSGPATACCGYGGLVWCAQPDTADAMSAHRAAELPHAGLASCIMCRDRLAAGGKECWHLLDLLFPDLAEPSGGRSGPGLSARRANRAALRRRLLHDYRGEAAARPPEGKVRVGPELLARLEARHILLEDVEAAVAGAEASGHRFKNLENGHWLGSWRPRQVTFWVEYTPEGEGFALHDAWCHRMAVPGSGGQEAAEVINRHQCCTDGSRGGQS; this is translated from the coding sequence GTGTCCGCCATGATGGATCAGAAGCATTTGCACGAAATGGAAGCCCGCTGCACCCAGGAAAGTCCGCCGCGCTGCCGGGCGGCCTGCCCCTTTGACCTGGACGTGCGCGCCTTCATGACCCACATGGCGGCCGGCCGCGCGGGCGAGGCCCGCAAACTGCTGGAGCGGCACCTGCCCCTGCCGGGCGTGCTGGCCCGGCTCTGCGACCATCCCTGCGAGGAAGTCTGCCTGCGCCGCGACCTGGGCGGCAGTCTGGCCATGCACGGGCTGGAGCTTTCCTGTATGCTCGCGGCCGGGCCGCAGAGCCGCCCGCTGCCCATGCCGCCCAAAAAAAAGCGCCTGGCCGTGGCGGGCGCGGGCCTGGCCGGGCTTACGGCGGCCTGGGATCTTTCGCGCAAGGGCTATCCGGTCACGGTCTGCCATGCGGGCGCGCCTGAGGCCGCTCTGCTGGCCGCCTATCCCGTGCTGGCGGAAGTGGGCCTGGGCAAGGACTTTCTGGCGGAAGACATGGCCGTGCTGCTGCGGCAGAAAGTGCGGTTTGAGGCCGTTGCCCTGGACGCGACCCTTACGGCGCGCCTGGCCGCCGAGTACGACGGCCTGCTGCTGGATGCGGACGCCGCGCCCGATCTGGTCCCGGCCTGGGAAGCCGTGGACGCGGAGACCCTGCTCTGGCGCGACAACATCTGCTGTGCGGGCTGGAAGGAGCGCACGCCCACCGGCCACGCCTACGCCTCGCCCTCGGCCCAGGCCGGGCAGGGCCGCCGGGCGGCCCAGACCCTGGAGCGCCTGGTAAGCGGCGTTTCCCTCACGGCCGCGCGGGAAAAAGCGCAGGGCCCGCTGCATACGGACGTGGCGGGCATCGCGCCCCTCCCGCGGCAAGAGCCCGCAGGCGTCGTCCACACGGCGGAAGAAGCCGCGCGGGAGGCCGCGCGCTGCCTGCAGTGCCAGTGTCTGATCTGCGTCAAAGAGTGCGTCTATCTGCAGAAGTACAAGGGCTATCCGCGCGTCTACGCCCGCCAGGCGCACAACAACGCCTCCATTGTCAAAGGCCTGCACACGGCCAACGCCATGATCAACGGTTGCGCCCTCTGCGGCCAGTGTGAGGAGCTCTGCCCGGAAAATTTCTCCATGGCCGAAATGTGCCTGGCCGCCCGTGAGGACATGGTGGAGCGCGGCTTCATGCCGCCTTCGGCCCACGAATTTGCGCTGGAGGACATGGAAAACGCCTCAGGGCCAGAATGCGCCCTGACCCTGCCGGATACCTCCCTGCCTCAGGGCGCGGCCCCGGCCTGGGCGCTTTTTCCCGGCTGCCAGCTGGCGGCCTCGCGCGGGGAGCAGGTGGCCGCCCTTTATGCGCGCCTGAAGATGGCGCTGGCCTCCGGCCCCACGCCGGGGCTGGGGCTCATGCTCTCCTGCTGCGGCGTCCCGGCCCGCTGGGCAGGGCGGACGAAACTGTACCGGGAACACGCGGCGGGCCTGCGCGCTTCCTGGGAAAGCCTGGGCAGGCCGCGCCTTATGGCGGCCTGTTCCTCCTGTCTTGTGGTGCTGCGCGAGGTGCTGCCCGAAGCGCGGGCCGTATCCGTGTGGGAAGTGCTGGACGGGCTGGACCTGCCCGCTTCCGGGCCGCTGCCGCCGGATCTGCCCGCCGTCCTTTCCGTGCAGGATCCCTGCACGGCCCGGCACGACGCGGCCTGGCTTGCGGCCGTGCGTAGTCTGGCCCGCAAAGCGGGCGTAACCCTGGAGGAGCCGCGCCTTTCCGGCCCGGCCACGGCCTGCTGCGGCTACGGCGGCCTGGTCTGGTGCGCCCAGCCCGACACGGCGGACGCCATGAGCGCCCACCGCGCGGCGGAGCTGCCCCATGCCGGGCTGGCCTCCTGCATCATGTGCCGGGACAGGCTGGCCGCCGGCGGCAAGGAATGCTGGCACCTGCTGGACCTGCTTTTTCCCGATCTGGCTGAACCTTCCGGCGGGCGGAGCGGCCCCGGCCTCTCTGCCCGGCGGGCCAACCGCGCCGCATTGCGGCGGCGTCTGCTGCACGACTATCGGGGCGAGGCGGCGGCCCGGCCGCCGGAGGGCAAGGTGCGGGTGGGGCCGGAACTGCTGGCCCGGCTGGAGGCCCGCCACATTCTGCTTGAGGACGTGGAGGCCGCCGTGGCCGGAGCCGAGGCCAGCGGTCACCGCTTTAAAAATCTGGAAAACGGCCATTGGCTCGGTTCCTGGCGGCCCAGGCAGGTGACCTTCTGGGTGGAATACACGCCCGAAGGGGAGGGCTTTGCGCTGCACGACGCCTGGTGCCACCGCATGGCGGTGCCCGGCTCCGGCGGCCAGGAAGCGGCGGAGGTCATCAACCGGCACCAGTGCTGCACGGACGGCAGCCGGGGAGGACAGTCATGA
- a CDS encoding DVU_1557 family redox protein, giving the protein MSMADLNYGPDGGEWVCGRCNLPLEQSKVSVFYLNSAFDVVLPRCPQCGLTMIPKSLAQGKMLEVEALLEDK; this is encoded by the coding sequence ATGAGCATGGCGGATCTCAATTACGGCCCGGACGGCGGGGAGTGGGTCTGTGGCCGCTGCAACCTGCCCCTGGAGCAGAGCAAGGTTTCCGTCTTCTATCTCAACAGCGCCTTTGACGTGGTGCTGCCGCGTTGCCCTCAGTGCGGGCTGACCATGATTCCCAAGTCCCTGGCCCAGGGCAAAATGCTGGAAGTGGAAGCCCTGCTGGAAGACAAATGA
- the trsM gene encoding DVU_1556 family methyltransferase, translating into MSALWEREDFRRVTEGAWRPGGEALTRRGLALCRTRCGLAPGALVLDLGCGQGASLRLLLREGYRAWGLDRTPQPGAAATGRLFLADAARPPLAAAVLDAVLCECVLSLLPDPAAALRAWTRLLRPGGLLLLSDLTVRNGAAQPAPDAGPGCGPDFSSRVGENAVAVAGAAQAAASAGPRPAAAAPRSCRAGARPAGVWQAMLAAAGLRVEVYEDHCRALAELAARLAWYGAAPRSCACGASGPAAGPLGYGLWIARKDAPAERRGV; encoded by the coding sequence ATGAGCGCCCTGTGGGAGCGCGAGGATTTTCGTCGCGTCACGGAGGGGGCCTGGCGGCCCGGCGGGGAGGCGCTCACCCGGCGGGGGCTTGCCCTCTGCCGCACGCGCTGCGGCCTTGCGCCCGGCGCGCTGGTGCTGGACCTGGGCTGCGGCCAAGGCGCGAGCCTGCGGCTTTTGCTGCGCGAAGGCTACCGGGCCTGGGGCCTGGACCGCACGCCCCAGCCCGGGGCTGCGGCCACGGGCCGCCTGTTCCTGGCCGACGCGGCCCGCCCTCCGCTGGCGGCCGCCGTGCTGGACGCCGTGCTCTGCGAATGCGTGCTCTCTCTGCTGCCGGACCCCGCCGCGGCCCTGCGCGCCTGGACGCGCCTGCTGCGCCCCGGCGGCCTGCTGCTCCTGAGCGATCTGACCGTGCGCAACGGTGCGGCGCAGCCGGCCCCCGATGCCGGGCCAGGCTGCGGGCCGGACTTCAGTTCGCGTGTTGGAGAAAACGCCGTGGCGGTCGCCGGTGCGGCGCAGGCCGCCGCAAGCGCGGGGCCGCGTCCTGCCGCTGCTGCCCCCCGCTCCTGCCGCGCGGGGGCCCGACCGGCAGGCGTCTGGCAGGCCATGCTCGCGGCGGCCGGGCTGCGGGTGGAAGTGTATGAGGACCACTGCCGCGCCCTGGCGGAGCTGGCGGCCCGGCTGGCCTGGTACGGCGCGGCCCCGCGATCCTGCGCCTGCGGCGCGTCGGGCCCGGCCGCCGGACCCCTGGGCTACGGCCTGTGGATTGCCCGCAAGGACGCCCCGGCCGAACGGCGGGGCGTGTAA
- a CDS encoding DVU_1555 family C-GCAxxG-C-C protein, which translates to MNPMMLELLPLVRQGYCCSQLLLLLMLEARGQQNPDVVRAAQGLCHGIGQSDGPCGLLTGGACALALVAGKGADAETAHPMLTPLLNDYASWFYERTNPYGGQRCGQIAAGLGAASGAPGETPNPVACGDLMAECWEKILELVQSYELDLTPIP; encoded by the coding sequence ATGAATCCCATGATGCTGGAATTGCTGCCCCTGGTGCGCCAGGGCTACTGTTGCAGCCAGCTGCTCCTGCTGCTCATGCTGGAGGCCCGCGGGCAGCAGAACCCCGATGTGGTGCGCGCGGCCCAGGGCCTCTGCCACGGCATCGGCCAGTCCGACGGCCCCTGCGGCCTGCTCACGGGCGGGGCCTGCGCCCTGGCCCTGGTGGCGGGCAAAGGCGCGGATGCGGAAACCGCCCACCCCATGCTCACGCCCTTGCTCAATGACTACGCCTCCTGGTTTTACGAGCGCACCAATCCTTACGGCGGTCAGCGCTGCGGCCAGATCGCCGCCGGGCTGGGCGCGGCCTCTGGCGCGCCGGGCGAAACGCCCAATCCCGTGGCCTGCGGCGACCTTATGGCCGAATGCTGGGAAAAAATCCTGGAGCTGGTCCAGAGCTACGAACTGGACCTGACCCCCATTCCATGA